The sequence below is a genomic window from Banduia mediterranea.
CGTGGGTTTCGCGCCGGTAGGACCGGTAGATTTCGATGAGACGATCCTTGTCCGCCGCACCGATCACTCCGGTCTGGCACAGCGCATCAAGCTGGCGCCAGTTATCGGACCAGCGCGTCAAATCCGGCTGTTGCGACGCCTCCCGCAACAGCAGGTACTGCGTGATGAATTCGATATCCACCAGACCGCCGGTGCCCAGCTTCATGTCCCAACGTCCGGCCTGCGTGCGGCCACGCTGGCTACGCATGCGGTCGCGCATATCCAGAACGTCGTGCCGCAATTTGTCTGCGTCACGCGGGATTGCGAGCACGTCCTTGCGCAAGGATTCGAAACGCCCGCCCAGATCTGAGTCCCCTGCCACGAAACGCGCGCGCGTCAGCGCCTGGTGTTCCCAGGTCCAGGCCTTGTCGCGCTGATATTCGGCATAGCTCTTGAGCGTGCTGACCACCAGGCCAGAACGTCCGCTGGGTCGCAACTCCAGATCCACTTCGTAACAGCGCCCGGCTGGCGTGAGCGTGGAAAGCCAGTGAATCAGACGCTGCACCAGGCGCACAAACCAGGCCGCAGTGCTGAGACTGCGCGCGCCACCCAGCGTATCAGCCTGCAACGATTCCGCATCATAGACAAACACCAGGTCCAGGTCGGAGCCGTAGCCCAGTTCGAAGCCGCCGAACTTGCCATAGGCGATCGCCGCAATGCGGGCCGCATCCCCGCTGCCCGGCGGCATTCCGTACTGCAGGCGCATCTCTTGCTCCGCGCATTCGAGCGCCTGCTGCAAAACGGCTTCCGCAAGCCAGCTCAGATGGTCGCTCACCTTCACCAGTGGCAACAGACCGATCACATCCGCTGCCGCGATTCGCAGCATTGTCTCTTGGCGATAGCGCCGCAGCGCATCCATTGCCGCCGATCCACCGTCCCCGACTTCGCCCACCGTCTCGATACGCGCGCGCACGTCCTCGCGCATCTGTTCCAGCGTTGGCGGTGCGTACAACTGGCGCGCGTCTAGGAGCATGTCCAGCGTGGCCGGCGATTGCGCCATGAAATCGGTCACCCAGGAGCTGGCCGCACAAAGCCGGACCAGTTGCGAACGCGCCGTATCCGATTCCAGCAACAGCGACAGGTAGGTGCTACGGCCGACGATCGCCTCCACCACCTTCAGGCTGCGTTGCGCCACCAGCACCGGATCCGCATGCTCGCTGCATTGCTGCATCAGCCGCGCCACGACCGCACGCAGGCGCTGTGTCGCAGCATCCGGTAAAACCCGTACGCGGCGAGAAGACGCCAGCGCCTGGAGCAGCGGCACGATCGCGCCCGCTGCTGACGCATCCAGTCCCAGATGAACCAGTTCTCGCGTCAAGGCGCCCGAATCCATGTCCGACGACATCGCCGAATCCATCGCCCGATCCCAGGTCGCATCCTCGGCATCGGCGCTGGGCGCTGCGAATACCCGGTCGAACTCCGCATGCACGAACGCACGGACCTCACCGTACTGCTTCACCAGCGAGTCCCAGTCATCGACACCCATCGCCACCAGCAAGGCGGTGCGCGGCGCATCCTGCGTCGGCAGAGCATGGGTCTGCTGATCCGCATACATTTGTACGGCGTTTTCGAGGCGGCGCAAAAAGCGATAGCATTGATCCAGCCGCGACACCGTCGGCCCATCCATCAGGCCGATCTCCGCCAACCGTTTCAAAATCGGGCGAAAACGCGTGCCCTGCAGGCGCGCATCCTGGCCGCCGCGCACCAGCTGGAACGATTGCACGATGAATTCCAGCTCGCGAATGCCGCCTTCGCCGAGCTTGATGCTGTCCTCCTGTCCCCGATTCGCCACATCGTCGCGAATGCGCCGCTTGAGTTCGCGCAGGCTGCCGATGGCTGTGAAGTCCAGGTAGCGTCGATAGACGAAAGGCTGAAGACGCTTCAGCAGTTCGTGCCCCGCCGCCAGATCACCCGCAACCGGCCGCGCCTTGATCAGCGCATAGCGTTCCCACTCCCGGCCATGCTCTTGGTAATACTGCTCCGCAGCAGCAAACGACACCGCCGGAGGCCCGCTGGCTCCAAACGGCCGCAACATCAGATCCACCCGGAACACGAAACCATGCTCGGTGCGCGCGGACAGCAGTCGCGTCATCGCCTGCACCAAGCGAGCGAAGAACTGCTCGTTCTCGATCGGGCGCTGGCCATCGGTCTGG
It includes:
- the glnE gene encoding bifunctional [glutamate--ammonia ligase]-adenylyl-L-tyrosine phosphorylase/[glutamate--ammonia-ligase] adenylyltransferase is translated as MNMDSVLPETVVQRARSASRFLDDLLNRFPEWLDASDFSVPRGAGDIAALIQASCSALSVDSELMQALRQQRQREMARIALRELAGLADFDETLRDLSDLADACCAVAVDKASASLFERYGVPRDAQGRAVRPVVLGMGKLGGRELNFSSDIDLIVAYTARGQTDGQRPIENEQFFARLVQAMTRLLSARTEHGFVFRVDLMLRPFGASGPPAVSFAAAEQYYQEHGREWERYALIKARPVAGDLAAGHELLKRLQPFVYRRYLDFTAIGSLRELKRRIRDDVANRGQEDSIKLGEGGIRELEFIVQSFQLVRGGQDARLQGTRFRPILKRLAEIGLMDGPTVSRLDQCYRFLRRLENAVQMYADQQTHALPTQDAPRTALLVAMGVDDWDSLVKQYGEVRAFVHAEFDRVFAAPSADAEDATWDRAMDSAMSSDMDSGALTRELVHLGLDASAAGAIVPLLQALASSRRVRVLPDAATQRLRAVVARLMQQCSEHADPVLVAQRSLKVVEAIVGRSTYLSLLLESDTARSQLVRLCAASSWVTDFMAQSPATLDMLLDARQLYAPPTLEQMREDVRARIETVGEVGDGGSAAMDALRRYRQETMLRIAAADVIGLLPLVKVSDHLSWLAEAVLQQALECAEQEMRLQYGMPPGSGDAARIAAIAYGKFGGFELGYGSDLDLVFVYDAESLQADTLGGARSLSTAAWFVRLVQRLIHWLSTLTPAGRCYEVDLELRPSGRSGLVVSTLKSYAEYQRDKAWTWEHQALTRARFVAGDSDLGGRFESLRKDVLAIPRDADKLRHDVLDMRDRMRSQRGRTQAGRWDMKLGTGGLVDIEFITQYLLLREASQQPDLTRWSDNWRQLDALCQTGVIGAADKDRLIEIYRSYRRETHAAALQQRDTTVDEPLWHESRQEVVRLWNRVFGLEGESALRAG